One Drosophila subobscura isolate 14011-0131.10 chromosome U, UCBerk_Dsub_1.0, whole genome shotgun sequence DNA window includes the following coding sequences:
- the LOC117900080 gene encoding uncharacterized protein LOC117900080 yields the protein MAPALELSASAIRGLCQRYLQQDDCSSNPGFDIVSYQLKPTSEAPAGYLGSHFYLQVTVQLHDGEELKLRFFAKAAPEGNASRMEYLEDFGVFQKEIAVYKNVLPEVEAACAQVAPKCYYADKNLLVFENLADQGYRMGSGRDGLLNYEQLHCCLKTLAALHAGSIIQEQRTGKRLPQSQPRAVVENAYPSNKKPDHLRMVNFNNGCLVFKKIIKELPKYQSKMDYILENFTDRMSYIFEAIKTSDKYQNTLLHGDLWANNIMFQYGKYGDSPLHCRLVDFQLARYAPPAVDVLTVLTIPTTSQFRAAHLDELLAEYYRFMSEFLKRAGLDIARFIPENSFYQSVDEFRSVGLIESCLFCHLVLLPPSSTQKLTSSEDGFNDFFSNRRIEICQDAFETDELYRARLTDMIEDFVDNFILKESN from the coding sequence ATGGCACCGGCACTGGAGTTGAGTGCCAGCGCGATACGCGGCCTGTGCCAGCGATACCTTCAACAAGATGATTGCAGTTCCAATCCTGGATTCGATATAGTCAGCTATCAGCTGAAACCCACATCGGAGGCGCCAGCCGGATATCTGGGCAGTCACTTCTATCTGCAGGTCACCGTGCAGCTGCACGATGGAGAGGAACTGAAGCTCAGATTCTTTGCGAAGGCTGCACCCGAGGGCAATGCCTCGCGAATGGAGTACCTTGAGGATTTTGGTGTGTTCCAAAAGGAGATTGCCGTGTATAAGAATGTGCTGCCCGAAGTGGAGGCAGCCTGCGCTCAGGTGGCACCCAAATGCTATTATGCCGACAAGAATCTACTAGTTTTCGAGAACCTTGCGGATCAGGGCTACCGCATGGGCAGCGGACGCGATGGCCTGCTGAACTATGAGCAGCTGCACTGCTGCCTGAAGACCCTGGCCGCCCTGCATGCCGGTTCCATCATCCAGGAGCAGCGTACGGGCAAGAGACTCCCACAATCACAGCCACGCGCCGTCGTGGAGAATGCGTATCCCAGCAACAAGAAGCCGGATCATTTGCGCATGGTAAACTTCAACAATGGCTGTTTGGTGTTTAAGAAAATCATCAAGGAGCTACCCAAATATCAGTCAAAGATGGATTACATTTTGGAGAACTTCACCGATCGAATGTCGTACATTTTCGAGGCAATCAAGACGTCCGATAAGTATCAGAACACCCTGCTTCATGGCGATCTCTGGGCCAACAACATTATGTTCCAGTATGGCAAGTATGGTGATAGTCCCTTGCACTGTCGCCTCGTGGACTTCCAGCTGGCCCGATATGCTCCACCAGCGGTGGATGTGCTCACCGTCCTCACCATCCCAACAACTAGTCAATTCCGTGCCGCACATCTCGATGAACTCTTGGCGGAATATTATCGTTTCATGAGCGAGTTTCTCAAGCGAGCTGGCCTGGACATAGCCCGCTTTATACCCGAGAATTCCTTCTATCAATCTGTGGATGAGTTCCGCAGTGTGGGCCTCATCGAGAGCTGCCTCTTCTGTcatttggtgctgctgccgccatcCTCTACCCAAAAGTTGACCAGCTCTGAGGATGGTTTCAATGACTTCTTTAGCAATCGTCGCATAGAGATCTGCCAGGATGCATTCGAAACGGATGAACTATACAGAGCCCGCCTCACAGACATGATTGAAGATTTTGTGGATAATTTTATATTGAAAGAAAGCAATTAA
- the LOC117901195 gene encoding sodium channel protein Nach translates to MNNGESLARVTTGVSGSVAFSVTITYGLEFIEQRTTMRFSRTIEEYLSNSTLHGARFIVDKDASWLERIFWVICLVVSWYASWLLIKASLSAFENNAISFVVESSYRDWNTNFPAIIVCESKNMDRIQEVAEQLWGADHDFTLEEVLSEIAFFRGESYHTVHECSGEESTASCFYSNFSYYAELVRSSCVDSISNCEWNNKPFECCKHFHRMETELGICYAINSLQAGMNKGPKLNMYSNRYTGPGTLTMELHTEATVFILGTEEVPTLVTPKTDFLVVGPYISFIRYISKRDIENDEEIRQTSVHQRNCRFADENILGVHNYYSYSACTVQCRKDRQMELCNCSSHLSPNSPDWQLCNMDGLECLNRNYEDLSVIIAKWSKRRGRKGLVCDCLPSCTEVDITTVFDSKDNMVGQQNPVSRIEVGLIELPTERYKRNLVRGKLDLVVSIGGTTGLFVGASLLSFVEIFYYMTIRPYSSCMDSRLKRLVFD, encoded by the exons ATGAATAATGGAGAGTCATTAGCAAGGGTAACAACAGGGGTTTCCGGTTCGGTTGCATTTTCAGTTACAATCACTTACGGATTAGAGTTCATAGAGCAGAGAACCACCATGAGATTCAGTCGAACTATAGAGGAATATTTATCAAATTCTACGCTACATGGCGCCAGATTCATAGTGGACAAAGATGCCAGTTGGTTGGAGCGAATATTCTGGGTCATTTGCCTGGTAGTCTCCTGGTATGCCTCCTGGTTGCTTATCAAAGCCTCGCTGA GTGCCTTTGAGAATAATGCCATTAGCTTTGTGGTGGAGAGTTCGTATCGCGATTGGAACACCAATTTTCCAGCCATCATAGTGTGTGAGTCGAAGAATATGGATCGCATACAGGAAGTGGCTGAGCA ACTCTGGGGTGCGGATCATGACTTTACCTTGGAGGAGGTTCTCAGCGAGATTGCCTTTTTCCGCGGCGAGTCTTATCACACGGTGCACGAGTGCAGTGGCGAGGAGTCCACTGCCTCTTGCTTCTACTCGAACTTCTCCTACTACGCGGAGCTGGTGCGGAGCAGCTGTGTGGACTCCATCAGCAATTGTGAGTGGAACAACAAGCCCTTTGAGTGCTGCAAGCACTTTCATCGCATGGAAACAGAGCTGGGCATATGCTATGCCATCAATTCTTTGCAGGCTGG CATGAATAAAGGCCCCAAGCTGAATATGTATTCGAATCGTTACACTGGACCCGGAACACTCACAATGGAATTGCATACGGAGGCTACG GTCTTCATATTGGGCACCGAAGAAGTTCCCACTTTGGTGACACCCAAAACAGATTTTCTAGTCGTGGGTCCCTATATATCCTTCAT ACGCTACATCTCGAAGCGTGACATTGAAAACGATGAGGAAATCCGTCAGACGAGCGTCCATCAGCGTAATTGCCGCTTTGCCGATGAGAATATCCTGGGTGTCCACAATTATTATAGCTACAGTGCCTGTACGGTGCAGTGTCGCAAGGATCGACAGATGGAGTTGTGCAACTGCTCTAGTCATCTGTCCCCCAATTCGCCCGACTGGCAGCTCTGCAATATGGATGGTCTGGAGTGCCTCAACAGAAACTATGAGGATCTTTCGGTGATCATTGCCAAGTGGTCAAAGCGTCGCGGTCGCAAGGGTCTGGTCTGCGATTGTCTGCCCTCCTGCACGGAGGTGGACATAACTACAGTGTTTGACAGCAAGGACAATATGGTGGGACAGCAGAATCCTGTCTCCCGCATTGAGGTGGGTCTCATAGAGCTGCCCACGGAGCGTTACAAGAGGAATTTGGTGCGTGGCAAACTGGATTTGGTGG TGTCCATTGGCGGTACTACGGGTCTATTTGTGGGTGCCAGTTTGCTTAGCTTCGTGGAGATATTCTATTACATGACTATTCGTCCTTATTCGAGCTGCATGGATTCACGTTTGAAGCGCCTGGTTTTTGACTAG